Genomic DNA from Pseudanabaena sp. ABRG5-3:
AACAACTTTGAGAGACAGTTTCGGATTCTGTTTAAGCGATATCGTAAAATTCGCTCAGATGTACAACCTGTGATCGAGCAGTTACAATCTGGCGAGGTGTTAGGCGATCGCCTATCAGGTTTGAATATTATGGTTTTCAAAGTACGGGTGAAGAATAGTGATATTCAAAAGGGAAAAAGTGCTGGTTATCGACTCATTTATCAACTTGAAGCACCTACTAGGATTATTTTGTTAGCCATCTATGCTAAATCTGATCAATCTAGTATCTCAACTATGGAAATTGAAGAAATTGTTGAGGCTTTTAAACGACAACAAGAGCAACCAGAAATTTAGTAATCTTGTTTTGAGAGGCGATCGCCTAACTAATCATCTCAAAACTGAATCGTCGTGCTAATTTACAGTAATAGATGTCTCAAGATTTTGCTCGATGCTAAGAGAATTCAACTCATGACGATTTTAGAAAGGGATGTGAGTAGGATGTAGCAGTTGCCAATTGAGAAGCAGCAAGAAGCATTAAATTTTATTGAGTTTCTAGCTTTTAAGATGGGCGATCGCCAAGTTAAAAAAGTTGATGAAATTCTATTAGTGGATCAAGAGCCTTTTGTGTCTTGCTATGACCTCACAAAAAATGGATTGGGATTGCTGATCATTTGCCTGACGATCTGTCTGTGAATCAAAAATATATGGAGGGTTACAGAGCTTGATTGAGCAGCGTGTAATTTTGGATACGAGTGTGTTAGTTGCTTTGCTGAATAAAGGCGATCTCAATTTTAGGCTGTCAGGCAATGGGCGCAAGTTAATCCACCTGCGCTGACTTGTGATGTGGTAATCTCTGAAACTTGTTTTTTGCTGAAGAGGAGATATTTGATTGAAGCTGTTTTTGAGATGATCGAGGTGGGGGTGATCGCGATCGCATTCAATCTACAATAGGAGGCGAGTAATGTGCAGGTGTTGATGAATCGTTAAGAGGCTGGGCTAATTTCGTCTGCTGGTGCTTGTTTGGTGAGGATATCTGAACAAAGTGGAGTAGAGACTTTAGTAGCGATAAAATTTTTGTGAGCTTTTGCTTTAGGAGTATAAGTTGTCTCTTTCCCGTTTATTTTGACAACCACAGTACCTCCACAGCAGCTTTTTGTAGATTTCCCTTTTGCTGGGAGATCATGCAAATGATCGGGTAAATCCATTGAAGTAGCCTGTGAGCAGTTTCTAGATAACTGTGTACACAAAATGTGAACATTGGGAACTGTTGCAATTACCGTGTCTACTATTTCTTTAAATGGATGACCATAATGTCCTCTTCCATTTGAAAATATTACTAGCTTTGGTTTTACTAAGTTACATAAACTTTCGGTAAACTTACTTCCATTATTCTTTTTACTTGGGTTACCTCCATGATGCGGAAAAATGAGGATGTCAGCTTCC
This window encodes:
- a CDS encoding type II toxin-antitoxin system RelE/ParE family toxin, with amino-acid sequence METDQPIVQVETSNNFERQFRILFKRYRKIRSDVQPVIEQLQSGEVLGDRLSGLNIMVFKVRVKNSDIQKGKSAGYRLIYQLEAPTRIILLAIYAKSDQSSISTMEIEEIVEAFKRQQEQPEI
- a CDS encoding MBL fold metallo-hydrolase — protein: MSDAKERYGLKIFAQLTTSTTDLLQTGDVEITVLAPNSVLALKGGAGAVDNSGNRLNSNSMSAVVAFSHNEHRVAIAAGDLDEVGLHNLLQENTNLEADILIFPHHGGNPSKKNNGSKFTESLCNLVKPKLVIFSNGRGHYGHPFKEIVDTVIATVPNVHILCTQLSRNCSQATSMDLPDHLHDLPAKGKSTKSCCGGTVVVKINGKETTYTPKAKAHKNFIATKVSTPLCSDILTKQAPADEISPAS